Genomic window (Rathayibacter sp. VKM Ac-2760):
CCGGCGCGACCCGCCCCCCGTCACGACCCGGGGCCCGGACCCACCTGAGAAGACAGAGATCATGGCAGACGAATCAGACACCCCCACCGGACCGGCCGACGGCGAGGACATCGTCACCGAGACCGGTGTGGTGATCCACGGGCACGACAAGATCGAGCCGGTCGACCTGCAGCTCGAGATGCAGCGCTCCTATCTCGACTACGCGATGAGCGTCATCGTCGGGCGTGCGCTGCCCGAGGTGCGCGACGGGCTCAAGCCCGTCCACCGCCGGGTGATCTACGCGATGTACGACGGCGGCTACCGCCCCGACAAGGCGTTCTCGAAGTGCTCCCGCGTCGTCGGCGACGTGATGGGCCAGTTCCACCCGCACGGCGACTCCGCCATCTACGACGCGCTCGTGCGCCTCGTGCAGCCGTGGAGCCTCCGCTACCCGCTCGCGCTCGGCCAGGGCAACTTCGGCTCTCCCGGCAACGACGGCGCGGCGGCCCCCCGCTACACCGAGACCAAGATGGCCCCGCTGGCACTCGAGATGGTCCGCGACATCGACAAGAACACCGTCGACTTCCAGGACAACTACGACGGCCGCACGCGCGAGCCGGCGATCCTCCCCGCGCGCTTCCCGAACCTGCTGGTCAACGGCTCCGTCGGCATCGCGGTCGGCATGGCCACCAACATCCCGCCGCACAACCTCCGCGAGGTCGCGTCGGGTGCCAAGTGGGCGCTCGAGAACCCGGAGGCGTCGCGCGAGGAGCTGCTCGAGGCGCTCCTGCAGCGGATCAAGGGCCCCGACTTCCCCACCGGCGCGCAGATCCTCGGTGTCCGCGGCATCCAGGACGCGTACCGCACGGGCCGCGGCTCGATCACGATGCGCGCGGTCGTCTCGATCGAGGAGATCCAGGGCCGCACCTGTCTCGTCGTCACCGAGCTGCCGTACCAGGTGAACCCCGACAACCTCGCGATCAAGATCGCCGAGCTGGTCAAGGACGGCCGGGTCTCCGGCATCGCCGACATCCGCGACGAGACCTCGGGTCGCACCGGTCAGCGCCTCGTCGTGGTGCTCAAGCGCGACGCGGTCGCGAAGGTCGTCCTGAACAACCTCTACAAGCACACCCCGCTGCAGGAGAACTTCGGCGCGAACATGCTCGCGATCGTCGACGGCATCCCGCGCACGCTCTCGCTCGACGGCTTCATCCGCGCGTGGGTCGACCACCAGGTCGAGGTCATCGTCCGCCGCACGCAGTACCTGCTCGACGAGGCCGAGGCGCGGATCCACATCCTGCGCGGCTACCTCAAGGCGCTCGACGCGCTCGACGAGGTCATCGCCCTCATCCGCCGCTCCCCCACCGTCGAGGAGGCCCGCGACGGCCTGATGGAGCTCCTCGACATCGACGAGGTGCAGTCGCGCGCCATCCTCGACATGCAGCTGCGCCGCCTCGCCGCTCTCGAGCGCCAGAAGATCATCGATGAGCACGACAGGATCCAGGCCGAGATCGAGGACTACAAGTCGATCCTCGCGAGCCCCGAGCGCCAGCGCACGATCATCTCCGACGAGCTGGACGAGATCGTCGACCGCTTCGGCGACGACCGCCGCACCGAGATCCTCTTCGGCTTCGACGGCGACATGAGCGTCGAGGACCTGATCCCCGAGGAGGAGATGGTCGTCACCGTCACCCGCGGCGGCTACCTCAAGCGCACCCGCAGCGACTCCTACCGCGCGCAGCACCGCGGCGGCCGCGGCGTGCGCGGCGCCCAGCTCAAGGCCGACGACATCGTCGAGCACTTCTTCGTCACCACGACGCACCACTGGCTGCTGTTCTTCACGAACACCGGCCGCGTGTACCGCGCCAAGACGTACGAGCTGCAGGAGGTGAGCCGCGACGCGAAGGGCCAGCACATCGCGAACCTGCTCGCGCTCG
Coding sequences:
- the gyrA gene encoding DNA gyrase subunit A, whose product is MADESDTPTGPADGEDIVTETGVVIHGHDKIEPVDLQLEMQRSYLDYAMSVIVGRALPEVRDGLKPVHRRVIYAMYDGGYRPDKAFSKCSRVVGDVMGQFHPHGDSAIYDALVRLVQPWSLRYPLALGQGNFGSPGNDGAAAPRYTETKMAPLALEMVRDIDKNTVDFQDNYDGRTREPAILPARFPNLLVNGSVGIAVGMATNIPPHNLREVASGAKWALENPEASREELLEALLQRIKGPDFPTGAQILGVRGIQDAYRTGRGSITMRAVVSIEEIQGRTCLVVTELPYQVNPDNLAIKIAELVKDGRVSGIADIRDETSGRTGQRLVVVLKRDAVAKVVLNNLYKHTPLQENFGANMLAIVDGIPRTLSLDGFIRAWVDHQVEVIVRRTQYLLDEAEARIHILRGYLKALDALDEVIALIRRSPTVEEARDGLMELLDIDEVQSRAILDMQLRRLAALERQKIIDEHDRIQAEIEDYKSILASPERQRTIISDELDEIVDRFGDDRRTEILFGFDGDMSVEDLIPEEEMVVTVTRGGYLKRTRSDSYRAQHRGGRGVRGAQLKADDIVEHFFVTTTHHWLLFFTNTGRVYRAKTYELQEVSRDAKGQHIANLLALEPGEQIAQILDIRDYEAARYLVLATRDGLVKKTALAEYDTNRSGGIIAIKLREGDELVSALLVDEDSDVLLVSRKGMSIRFTASDQALRPMGRSTSGVMGMSFRGDDRLLDANVVSDEGYVFVVTEGGYAKRTAVDQYRLQGRGGLGIKVAKLEEKRGDLVGAIITGEDDEVLVVLASGKVVRSAVAEVPAKGRDTMGVVFARFAEDDRIIALAKNTERNIDAPDEDPDAAAATAESDAVSEEDGSVDE